The Blautia hydrogenotrophica DSM 10507 genome window below encodes:
- a CDS encoding electron transfer flavoprotein subunit beta/FixA family protein translates to MNLLACFKIVPDMEAIDSTDWEVDDSLSVDLSYVRPIWNCFDESSLEMLLKLSDLSEGFCSLVNLWALTVGKKNADSYLSTLYALGYERAIRIEEEKKELRFWPDWTAEVIAAYVRRACEVDAVVMGSVSSDGNNGKTPLLTAEKLGWPCVTQVIQMELVDEGHLRVTSMQDQGKVTQVVTLPCVFSVGNAPCSYLRVPTLKDRMKRGRRPIEYLSWEELGIQDQTDREGITLEALEPMRQERDGQRIEGEDIREKVKLLYEEYLKERLERL, encoded by the coding sequence ATGAACTTACTAGCGTGTTTTAAGATTGTTCCAGATATGGAGGCGATAGACAGCACGGACTGGGAGGTTGATGACTCCCTGTCCGTGGACTTAAGTTATGTGCGGCCAATCTGGAATTGCTTTGACGAGAGTTCATTGGAAATGTTGCTGAAGCTTTCTGATTTGTCAGAAGGCTTTTGCTCATTGGTGAACTTGTGGGCATTGACTGTGGGCAAAAAAAATGCGGACTCCTATCTCAGTACGTTGTATGCACTGGGGTATGAGAGGGCGATTCGGATCGAGGAAGAAAAAAAAGAACTGCGCTTTTGGCCGGATTGGACGGCGGAAGTGATTGCAGCGTATGTGAGAAGGGCTTGCGAGGTGGACGCAGTAGTCATGGGAAGTGTAAGCTCTGACGGAAATAATGGAAAGACGCCTCTTTTGACGGCGGAAAAATTAGGCTGGCCCTGTGTGACACAAGTGATTCAGATGGAACTGGTGGATGAAGGACATCTGAGGGTAACAAGTATGCAGGATCAGGGGAAAGTTACACAGGTGGTGACTCTTCCTTGTGTCTTTTCTGTGGGGAATGCTCCCTGTTCCTATCTGAGGGTTCCGACTTTAAAAGACCGGATGAAAAGAGGAAGAAGACCCATCGAATATCTTTCCTGGGAAGAACTGGGAATTCAGGACCAGACAGACAGGGAGGGTATTACATTAGAGGCTTTAGAGCCGATGAGACAGGAGCGGGACGGACAAAGGATTGAAGGCGAGGATATTCGAGAGAAAGTAAAGCTTTTGTATGAGGAGTATCTAAAAGAGAGGTTGGAGAGGTTATGA
- a CDS encoding FAD-binding oxidoreductase translates to MAIIGREEIVEGLKKILGEDRVITDEQVLRESSLDRYRKYEQVMEVYTQPIPAAVIYVESAQEVSEVLQFANDNEINVVPRTGHSAIEGGLETALKDSVVIDGSHMNKILKVDEYNMQVTCQCGVPLQSLDDMLRERGLTTGHSPQSKPLAQLGGLVATRSIGQFSTLYGGIEDMIVGLEAVFPNGKICRIKNIPRRAAGPDIRHIICGNEGALCFITEVTMKLFPYLPQNNRYIAYKLDDSQMKLGFDCLREVMVAGYKPSFARLYDAADAQQHFSGWLEPDKAILIWMAEGPASITAAIRDGIEELMSKHPELEVVDPKLIEKWYVGLNWGPENIAQEAIEIKETKNIGITTEVSGCWDCIYEIYKTSCERIANEIPDITMIGGHSSHSYINGTNMYFCYYYNVVDCAPEEEINKYHNPINQIICEQVLKYGGSIVHHHGLGKARAHYVTQEYGSSYYMLKTLKQAFDPNGIMNMGTLIPLRK, encoded by the coding sequence ATGGCAATTATTGGTAGAGAGGAAATTGTAGAGGGATTAAAAAAAATCCTGGGTGAAGACAGAGTAATTACGGATGAGCAGGTTTTAAGAGAGAGTAGCTTAGACCGTTATCGTAAATATGAGCAAGTGATGGAAGTATATACACAGCCTATCCCGGCTGCTGTGATCTATGTAGAGTCTGCACAGGAGGTCTCTGAGGTATTGCAGTTTGCCAATGACAATGAGATTAACGTTGTGCCGAGAACTGGACATTCAGCGATTGAGGGCGGTTTGGAGACGGCGTTGAAGGATTCCGTTGTCATTGACGGTTCTCATATGAATAAAATCCTGAAGGTAGACGAGTATAATATGCAAGTTACCTGTCAGTGTGGTGTGCCACTTCAGTCCCTGGACGACATGCTTAGAGAGCGTGGATTGACCACAGGACATTCCCCGCAGTCTAAACCGCTGGCACAGTTGGGAGGCCTGGTGGCAACCAGAAGTATCGGACAGTTCTCCACACTCTATGGCGGAATTGAAGACATGATTGTAGGCTTAGAAGCAGTTTTCCCAAATGGAAAGATCTGCCGGATTAAGAACATTCCGAGACGTGCAGCAGGTCCAGATATCCGTCATATCATTTGCGGAAATGAAGGAGCGTTGTGCTTTATCACCGAAGTGACCATGAAGTTGTTCCCATATTTGCCTCAGAATAATCGTTATATCGCTTATAAGCTGGATGATTCTCAGATGAAACTAGGCTTTGACTGTCTCAGAGAGGTTATGGTTGCAGGATATAAACCATCCTTTGCGCGTCTGTACGATGCAGCAGATGCACAGCAGCATTTCAGTGGTTGGTTGGAGCCGGACAAAGCGATTTTGATCTGGATGGCAGAGGGACCTGCTAGTATTACGGCGGCAATCCGTGACGGAATCGAAGAGTTGATGTCTAAGCATCCAGAGTTGGAAGTGGTAGATCCCAAATTGATCGAGAAATGGTATGTAGGCTTGAACTGGGGGCCGGAAAACATTGCCCAGGAGGCCATTGAGATTAAGGAGACCAAGAATATTGGTATCACCACAGAGGTTTCAGGATGTTGGGATTGCATCTATGAGATTTATAAGACTTCTTGTGAGAGAATTGCGAACGAGATACCGGATATCACAATGATCGGAGGACATTCTTCACATAGCTACATCAATGGTACGAATATGTATTTCTGTTATTACTACAATGTGGTAGACTGTGCACCGGAAGAAGAGATCAATAAATATCACAATCCGATTAATCAGATTATTTGTGAGCAGGTATTGAAATATGGCGGATCTATTGTCCATCATCACGGCCTGGGGAAAGCAAGAGCCCACTATGTGACCCAGGAATACGGTTCTTCCTACTATATGCTTAAGACATTGAAACAGGCATTTGATCCGAACGGCATTATGAATATGGGAACTTTGATTCCGCTGAGGAAATAG